In Miscanthus floridulus cultivar M001 chromosome 19, ASM1932011v1, whole genome shotgun sequence, the DNA window CGGGATATAACCCGTCCGTTTTCGATCTTAGCCATGAATTGATGTGGCCATGGCTCGCTAGAAGCCATGAATTGAAGCGGCGGCTGTAGCTCCATCTGACGCTACAAGCTGAAACCATGGCAAGGGGTTTGATGCGGTTGTGGCTCCATCTGTCGCAACAAGCCATGGATTGATGCGGTGGCTGTGGCTCCATCTGCCGCTACAAGCTGAAGACGTGTTGAGTGGTTTCCATGTTGAATTCAAAAATGGCTCAACAAAGCAAAAGAAACAAGAAAGTCGCTCGCATATAGAGAAACAAGAAAGTCACTTGCATATGTAAGACCAGCAAGATTTTCGGTTGTGCAATTTCGACGAGTGCGGACCGCCACTCATCACTCATGAGAATCTagaagggcagacccagtgccagagggtaccacatgagtggggtctgggaaagggaaaaaccgaggcagcCTTCCCCCCACAAAATTTGCGGAGAGATTGGTTCGAATCCGcaacctggtgactcagtgagacagctctcaccactacaCCAGGCCTAGCCTTCCCATGagaatctagaaaaacaatttttttttcctttttttttgtcttCAGCTGTGGCTCTATCTGCCGCTACAAGCCATGAATTAATGCCTTTTTTGTCTCTTGGCTGTGGCTCCATCTGTCGCTACAAGCCATGAATTAACGCTACGGTTGTGGCTACATTTGTTGCTACAAGCCATGAATTGCTACGGTTGTGGCTCTATCTGCCGCTACAAGCTGAAACCGTTGCAAGGGGTTTTCATGCTGAATTCGAAAATGGCTTAATAACACAGCAAAAGAAAGAAGAGTCGCTCACATATAGCAAGACCAGCAACCATCAAGATTTTCCGATGCGCAAGATGGGACTGTGGCTCTATCTGCCGCTACAAGCCAAAATCGTGTGGCTCCATCTGTAGCTACAAGCCAAAGCTGTGGCGAGTGGTTTCCATGCTGAATTCGAAAATGGCTTAATAACatagcaaaagaaacaagaaaGTCGCTCACATATGGCAATACCAGATTTTCTACTGTGCAAGATGTGGTTATGGCTCCATCTGCCGCTACAAGCCAAAGCAGCGTGGCTCTATCTGCTACTACAAGCCGCCGAAACAGTGTGGTGTGGCTCTATCTGCCACTATAAACCGCCGAAGCCATGTGGCTCCATCTGCCGCTACAAGCCGAAGCCGTGGCAAGAGGTTTCCATGCTGAATTCGAAAATGATGACTTAACATAGCAAAAGAAAGTCCCTGCATATGGCAAGACCAGCAAGATATTCTATTGTGCAAGATGCGGCTGTGGCTCCATCTACCCTACAAGCCGAAGCCGTGGCGAGGAGTTTCTATGCTGAATACGAAAATAGTTTCACATAGCAAAAAAAACAAGAAAGTCGATCACATATggcaagaccagcaaaattttCTGTTGCGTACACATAAAAATCAGTTCAGTTTAGGCAACGATATTACAGCGAGTGCGGACCACCACTCATCACTCATTAGAATATAgaaaaacagtatttttttcctttttccttttttttgttccCACGACAAAATAACTAGTGTAGCTCTCGGGCAAACAAGACCATACTTTTATTGTGATCGTACAGACATTCTATCAAAAAGCAGCAGCGAACTAGTAGCTCCACAAGAAACATCCTCATCTTCTTTCTCCAGACTCTGGGCACTCCTGGTTTAGTAGGGCTCCACTGGTGCCCTGAACTTTGCTCCAGCGTAGACTGCGGCATCACCGAGCTCTTCCTCGATCCTGAGCAGCTGCAACCGCGAATGTTTGGTTCAGACTCGAGAGCCGTAAGCATAACCTGGTTGGAAAACGAAGAAGCCTTGCGCAGGTGCGCACGCTTACCTGGTTGTATTTGGCCAGGCGCTCAGACCGGCAGGGAGCTCCTGTCTTGATTTGGCCCTGAAACGAAGTCATGGAAACCAGGTCAGCACCAAAGATGTTCAATTCGACAGTATCTTTAAGTGTATGTTCGCCAGTTGAAGCGCAGTTGACAGCGTACCGTAGCCAGGCCAACTGAGAGGTCAGCAATGAAGGTGTCCTCTGTCTCGCCACTGAACAAATAAAGAGAAGATAGAACAATTGAGCGGAACAGATCAAATAGGAACGTTAGTTAAAGTTTTCAAAAGCAAACAAAGAACTACAATGGCTACCTCCTGTGGCTTGCCATCACTCCCCATCCGGCACGCTTGGACATTCTAACAGCTTCGATACTCTCGGTCACAGAGCCGATTTGGTTCACCTGTCACCGTGTAGTGATGGAGTTAGTCAACAGCCACTTACAATACAGGTAATCGTTACCCAGGCAAAAAGATAAGCGATATGAAATAGCAATGATTCTACCTTCAAGAGAAGAGCATTGCAGGTGTTCTCATTGATGGCCTTGGCAACCCTCTGTACAGCACAGGTCAAGCAGGTAATGTTTAGAACTGCATGTTGTGCATAGAACTAGGGGGGAATCAATTAATTAAAatgttactcacagtggggttagTAACCAGAAGATCATCTCCTACAATCTGCACTTGCTGTCCAATCTCATCAGTGAGTTTGGCATAAGTGGTCCAGTCATCCTGATCGAATGGATCTTCGATAGACACAATAGGGTACTCAGATACAAAGGACTTGTACAGATCTTTCAGGCTGTCACCTGAAATTTTGTTTGAACCATCGTTGTTCTGGCCAAGAAAGTGAGTACACGCGTTAATATAAAATAAAAGCTCATATATTATCATAGCCCTATAGAATAACACATAAGGAATAGCTAAAGCAGGTCAATAAAACTATAAAAGCATAATAAGAAGTTGCGATTCTTACCTCCTCCTTGAAATTAAGATCATAAGTCTTGTCCTTCTCACTAAAGAATTCAGAAGCAGCAACATCCATTCCAATGACCACCTGCCACACAGATAAGTTGAATCAACTACACACACAAAGGTTTGTCTGTTTGTGAGACAAGTAGATAAGAGAGGACGTACCTTTCCAGTGTAGCCAGCCTTTTCTATAGCTGCCTTCAGTAGTTCAAGGCCTTCTTTGTTTTCCTGCATATATTGGTTGACATAGAAATTAGATTGTGAGATAAATGGATGTTGATGATTAATTTTGTAATTACCCTACAGTAAACATAGAAACAAATCATATAGTGTTCCTATAGTGAGAGAACCATAGAGCAATAATTAGGCTAGCACCACTAACTTTGGATAAAACTTAAgttgccaaattttgaattatgtCCTGATCATCTTAAATATGCTAGATAGCTTCAAAAAATATATACAAGTAAGAATTGTTGTGCTTGCCTATGACAGCTGCAGACAAAAACATATGGACATTACCTGAATGTTAGGTGCAAAACCACCTTCATCCCCAACATTTGTGGCATCTTGACCATACTTCTTCTTGATTATACTCTGCATACAGAAGCATTTAGCATTCTGACTTCATATTCCTAGGGTCCACACTTAAGATACATCAATAGATGCATTAGTTGCTCACCTTCAGGTTGTGGTACACCTCAACTCCCATCTTCATGGCCTCCTTGAACGAGGAGGCACCAGTTGGGAGGATCATGAACTCCTGTACACAGTTAAATGATCAGAGAGTATAGTCGAAGCATGTTGTCAGAAAATCAGATTTCTCAAGGAATGTTACCTGCATGGCAAGCTTGTTTCCAGCATGTGATCCTCCATTAATCACATTAAAGGCAGGTACAGGGAGCACCAGAGTTTTGTTTCCAGCAAGATTTGCGATGTGCTGCAAATAACTAAACTTTCAGGACACCCTCTAAATTGTGGATacaacataataataaatcataGCGGCAATGTTTGAAAGACCTGGTAAAGAGGAATCTTCTTCACCATAGCTCCAGCTTTGCACACAGCAAGTGAAACCGCAAGAATGGCATTTGCTCCAAGCTTTATAGATTGAACACGACATCAAAGGAAATCAATACAAGCAGTGCAAGATGGAAGTCCAGTTTACGAACATAAGTATGAACTCCATGATACCTTCTGTTTGCACCAGCCCCATTCGTTGGAGGTTCCATCAAGCTGTTGGACCATGAAGTTGTCAATCTCAACCTGCTCAGTGGGGTCCTGAAACATAATTCACCACAGTAAGATAGCTATCATGTGTTTTGGGTATCACATCATAGAAAAGTAGCATTAGAATTGAGATATACCACATCAATGAAATCATGTAACTTTAAAATTGAGATACATACCTTTCCAACAATTGCTGGTCCAATAATGCTATTTACATTGCTCACAGCCTAGCAGAAGACAATACGACTTATTATGTGGAAAAAGAAAACAACCCATCAAAAACAGAATGGTTGCAATCACCGACACAAGTTAGCTGTGGATTCAAATTTTGAGCCAAAAGCTACGTAATAATATTAGTCAGCTGAAGTTTAGAGCATAGCCTTAAAATAGGTTCTCAAATCAATTTTATCGCAAATAAAAGGGGGAGGATACACATGTTGGTTTCTATTATATAAGTTAACCATGACCACTGGATGCATGAATGACTACGGTGCATGCGAGTGCATGGCAAATACAGCTACTATTATACCCTTGCACAGGCTGAAATGGAAAAATTGGCTGGTTAACTAACCTTAAGAACACCCTTGCCAAGATAATCAGATCCTCCATCCCTTAACTCCAAGGCCTCATATATTCCTGAGAGAGGTCAATTGTTCAAAGATAAAAATGTCAAAATTCTGTGCATTAGATGTGTAACATATGGAATTTGAGACAACTACGAAGGCAACCTATTCAAAAAGTAAAGGTGTCTGGACCACAAACTGAAATTTCCTAAAAAGTCCATTCCAAACGAAATAGTAGATACTGACATCCCATAGTACCATATCTAATATGTAAAGGTGTCTGGACCACAAACTGAAATTTCACAAAAAGTCCATTCCAAACGAAATAGCAGATGTTGACGCCCCATAATACCACATCTAATATGAAAAGTATTTGTCTTTTTCTATGTTGCTAACATGTCCAAATGATTAAATGGCATGGTATCACATATAAATATGTtttttgattcattagataagaatATTTCAGGGAAGGTCTATTGGCTTTACTGCATTCTTTCTGTGTTATTTGAAAACAAAATCATGCTTATAATCGATGATTGAAGCAAGGTTCAGAGAAATATAACTGAAAATAAATAGATAAATAAATCACATTATATCTGAAAAACATTCTAATTAATAGTGGACAGTATAATAATAGAAGTTCAAAAGTCAAGGTTGTCTTCTGCTTCATTAAGAGATCCAGAAGGTAAGCAATTTTCAGATCAGCTGACCACGTCATGACGGTGATGATTCTGCTGACATGTTTCTAAACACTCTTAGGCTCTGGTTTGAAACGAATAAGCTGATTTTTATAAACCCCCAAACATAGAAATAATTTCGCAGGGAGTATTTCAATTCGCGCAGTAAAAAACAGCAGGTTCCAAACACGCGCCGGTCATGGCTGCGGAGAACAGACTGAAAATTTAGGACTAAGAATATAAGCATCAATCAGATCTAGCAACAAGACAACCGCGCATACATATCAGTCCTAGCCAGTTCAACATGATGAAGTACTGTTATTATCCCCCACAACCAACAACAAACGCACAGTATACATGTCACAGAGCCCCACAGCATCGACGATTCCCTCGACACGACAAGATCAAGCAAACCAAGCAGTCGCTCAGGAACAGAGCACGCTGGTGGAtggagcagagcagaggcagGCAGACAGACGTACCAGTGGATGCGCCGCTGGGCACGGCCCCCCTCGCGAAGCTGCCGTCGCTGAGGCCGATGTCCACCTGCAGTTAATCCAGATTCATCATTTCATAGGAAAACAAAACCGGAGCACATCGGCACAGCGACGCGGCGAATCGGAACAGATCACCAAATTCACAGCCCCCTGGAACACTCATCAGCAAAAACGAACGCACCTCGACGGTGGGGTTGCCGCGGCTGTCGAAGATCTGCCTCGCCTTCACCCACGTGATCGTGACCGCCATCTCCTCGCCTGACCGAGagctacctcctcctcctctcgaaAAGGCGGCCTAGAAGCTCTCGCTCGCTATCTGTGGTCGCGTTTGCTTGCGCTTTTGCCTCGCCGCTCGATTCGGGAGCGGCCGCGGCCGGCCGGGCTATTTGTAGAAGAGAAGAGGCCGCGGAGGGATGGACCGGGGCCACCTGGCGGAGCCGGTGGAGCCCGCTCGTCGGTTGTCTGGCCCCGCGCTTGGCTTTGCTTGGAGGAGGGGAAGTTCCTTCCGCCCTCGGTTTCCACGGGACGGGGCTGCGGGAGCATATTCTATTTCTTGTTCCGTGGTGCAAGGACTGTGTGCGCTCTGCTGGTTTCGTTTCGTTCAAATTTAGGGCCACTTTGCCACGGCTTATGCCGGTTTTGATTTTATCTATTTTGTGTAAATCGATGCATTATAGCGTGAAGTTGTTTTATAAgtcagagttaaaatgaattaGAAGTCGGAAAAAactagtttttctggcttcatcgGCTTTAGCTTCACCGGTgaaaccgttttggatgagccatgCCAAAAGAGTAGGAACTTGCTTAATTACTGAAAGTACCACCATCCTTAAAATAATTCTTCTTTGTTGAAAAACTATGGTGGCTTCTgctgcggcggctgcggcggcagcTGCCTCTGCCTGGTTTCTTCTATATATACAAAAACAGGATCTATCTCCTACAACTTAAAAAAATAAAGTGTGGGTATTTTTTTGTGCGATATTTATTTTGATTCGTCTGTCTGctcacgcctgcgatcccacgacatcttaattattgattgatcgtgccattcttcttaattgaatattgcctgtcatgtgatagaggaatcacgacaaaataggaagtagaaaattattgtgctatctatatacacattgcatgtttgcatgcaccagaatacatggcaacgagcaaaaggaaagagaattaacacagaagaaaAGATAATTAAGACAAAagaacctctttgcatttctgatAACCTTGTCAAATCTGTCTAAatttaattactttccctctttgcatttgcaaaaggaacaactttttcctcctttcatttggtttcacgctcacgtgttccattgccctcgcttgttgtttcttgcgtgaaccatagttgatgtcatctgtcttccatggctcagcctcccaatcccaagagaaTGTCTCTATctctccctgactggagatccagcctgccagaggatctcctcgagtccatcgggcagcatctcgcgtcaggccacgacacggcgtccttccgatccgcttgctccctATGGCGTGCCGCCGTCTCGTTCACGACCTTCGGGTcgctcctgctgctcccgttcgaccTCGACTCAgaccgcgtcggcttctactgtgtcccggagaagaaggtcttgtccaagatgCTGCCCGACGTGCGTggcaaggtggcgtgcggctcctcgtgttggtggctggcgctcatggacgaggcgacgtccgtgacgctgctgaatccattcgccgatgcccgtgccccccgcgttgagctcccgcTAGCAGACGAACACGTCGCGGCGGTGTCCTCATCGgaacgcgtgtctagggtccacggctggtgggtcctccatcccaccaacggctacggggacgcggatgccgcaggcagagccatcaagctagaagacatgagggatgtgttcttccgtgagatcgtgctctcggcgccgcctgaCGCCGCCGATCATgggtgcgtggccatggccatgcttgggtgctccacggaggtcgcgttctACCGGGTTGGAGccgacagcgcatggacgctgctcgacaccaaactggagttctccgtggggtccatcgtccactgccaagatAAGTTCTTGGCGATCAACTGCACTGAAGAAATCTCCGTCTGCAGCAGCAACGTcgccggcgctactccaaccgcgacactgctgccatcgctgtcgccacctgtGGGGCTCTGCCATCgcagctacctggaatcaaacggtgagctacacattgtgggtgccatggtgagcacgtttcacgagacacagagcttcacctacaacagcgcgatctacaagtgcaacatCCACGATCGTACGCCAAAGTAGtctagggtgagggacatcggtgatcagacactgttcgtgtctaaacatttcaataaaagctttagtgaaacaagtgtatccaagtacaagaagaacaaaatctatatgtctgagccattgtatggggatccatacgacttggtccatcgattGGTATTGCTACCGGCGCATTCGAAGTGAAGCCCATCTAGGAAAAGATGtagggttccgaggctctaggttggattcgacccaatctccggaagctctagagtttgtgagcctgcgacgccgcgcactccgtgactgtgttaaattcataaactttgctttttggattaaatgtcactttaatgttggtatttaatttaacagtattgttatcttatcgtgcgatccgtgtgtttttagtataaattgttagttatcccgtagcaacgcatgggCACGCTACATAGTAATGATTATTTTACAAGCCGTTCAATAAGAGAGATACTTTGTACGTAATAGTTCAAATTTAGTTTGAGTGTAACCATATGTTTAAAACATATGATGTATATTTATGTTGTAGTATTACGAGTTTTCGTTCAAATGCAGCTCTTGTTTCTATATAAGGGAGCTTCTAGCGTCCGGATGTTCGGACGGACGCCCACGGCTGCAGTCGGTTTCCCCTCCGTTTCGCACGTCCACGCCTATGTCACCCACAGCCACGCGGGGGTCCACGCCACCTGAACATCACCCGCACAGGACCGCTCACGCCTTCTCCCGCTTCCCACGCGCATCCCATGTGTAACACCCAATCTACTTTTTAATCATCCAGatacaacatttgcaacataaaaaaaaagacaaatgaaacattcaaaacatgcatctgaaacacttacgaAAATAATTGAAAATCAttgtaaacatacgcaacatctagataaaacacttgcaacatacatgcgaaacatatgcaacgtctagataaacacgcttgcaacatacgtctgaaaaaacaaatgaaacattaggGACAGACGCTTAGAACATACGtctacaaccattgcaacatatgcaacatcccgatctacttttgcaacatccgtgtaaaacacttgaaacatacctctaaaacatctgaaacatttcaAATGtatacttgcaacatgcatcatatCCCGGTGCAGCCTCCTCCTCCGTCTGCATCGAGGCGCTGCAGCCGTAGCAGGAGGCGAGGCCGGAGGGCTTCCGCGCCAAGGCTCGGCGCTTCTCCTTGCACTTGTGGCACCTGTCGGCGTCGTCGGGTGGAGCGAGGGGCGAAGCGGGCGACGGAACAAGAGCAATGGCACGAGCAGCAGGGTGGGCATGCGAAGCAGCGGGCGCGAGCGGCAGGAGTAGAGGCCGGAACAGAGGGGCGGGCGCGCACGCGACCCCGCCTCCCCACTTCGTGAGTTCACGAACTCGCGACGTCGTGCGGACACGAGGTCGCGCCTTCGCCCTCCGGTCCGGCACTCAAGCCTCCCTACTCACGGGCCGCGGCGACCGGTGAGCGCAGCTACTCCGCTCGCGGCGCGCACCAGGAGCTGCAGGCGTGCAGGAGCTGCGGCAGGAGGAGCGGGGCGGGCGACGGAGTGGGAGATGGATGAATTAAGTCGATACTCAAGTAAAGAATCCAATGCTCGGAACGACGAATTACCGTACTTCTAAAGTTATAGTCGTTTCAGCAGCATTATTGGACGTCTAATACTCCACCTAATATAACAATCATGCTTGAAATTTTGGTTTTACAATAATCGAGTCAAGTAGACTAATATTGGCTTTTAAAAAGAGATCCTCGTGTTATCGTGTTATGATATTAACTATTCTAAGGTATATGCTGCAGAGATCATAATAATAATATGCATATGCATCGAGTATCGTCTCTGAGATTTAACTGTCCTTTAATAGAAATTTCCAGGTTTAACTTTTAAGCAGTTACTTAAATTACACTAGAAACTAATGGCACAAGAGGACACTAGcgccctgtttgtttgggcttgtttgacttataagtcgtattttttcagccaacgaacattatttttttctcacactaaatcagccaacagtactttcagccatgacttataagccaaacaaatcCAAGCAAACAGGGCGAGAGCACGCACATGTTAGGTAGACACGGGGAAAAGGAGTAGGCCAAGTGGCACTTTGCATCGCCGCCTTGCTCACCATCTGGCATTCTGGCTCTTGTGCAGTTGAtctagagagagaaaaaaaaatggtCTGGTCCAATCAGACGTGCAACTCTGTCGACGAAAGTAACAGCTCGTCTAGATGACTAGGCAGCAAGCATGATGGTGGGTTTAATCTTTCCACCCGCACATAAAAAGGTGACACACTTGGCTAGAAAAAGCATGATGGTGGGTTTAATCATGATGGTGGGTTTAATCTTTCCACCTGCACAACCAGCTCTTCCTTTTGTCTAGAAAAAGATGACACACTTGGCACATAAAAAGGTCATTCTGAAGTTCTTAgcattagggcagtcccaatggtgcattgatgatagtttctatcctcattaaatgacttgccacgtaggcaaaacgctgacatggcaacgtaattaatgaagaaagataacaaaaatcatagaaatggtttcttcatgaagaaatcaggtctactcttgacccaatgcaccaagaaaccatgaaatcgccattaggAAGAAGCCACCAGTTTTtagggagctcgtgtcgtacTCCCATTGGAGAAAAAAGATAGAgttggaagagagaaagagaaaataattattactcatagaaaccatgggttgaaaagcagtatttttttttgtgcggtatcctatgttatagaaactactagtttcttttatTGGGACTGCCGTTATTAATCTTTGTGGGACAAAGATACGTCGCTCTCCTGCATGATCTGACAAGACCACGGACCCTAGAATTTCTCATGTTATTACACGGCTCATTTATTTGGACCGTGGAAGTGGACCAGATCCGGAATTCAGCGATGAACGGAGAGGCATGACAGGAGCTCAAGTTGGGGTTGTCAAAACTTTGTCAAAATGCTGGCCACACACGGTCGGAAAATCAATACCAAATTATCAGTACGCACGTagtaaatgtcaagaaaatgATTTGGGCTTCTGGTAAACTTTTCCTTTCCATTACCGTTGACCACAGGTCCTTGTCAAGTTGTCCTGTTTGTCCCAGAGCTGGAATTTGCCCTTTGCTATTTGTTTTCTTGTCCCAGGGAGTCTGCTGGGTGGCAACACTGCCCGTGTTATTCCAATAA includes these proteins:
- the LOC136527442 gene encoding enolase 1-like, whose product is MAVTITWVKARQIFDSRGNPTVEVDIGLSDGSFARGAVPSGASTGIYEALELRDGGSDYLGKGVLKAVSNVNSIIGPAIVGKDPTEQVEIDNFMVQQLDGTSNEWGWCKQKLGANAILAVSLAVCKAGAMVKKIPLYQHIANLAGNKTLVLPVPAFNVINGGSHAGNKLAMQEFMILPTGASSFKEAMKMGVEVYHNLKSIIKKKYGQDATNVGDEGGFAPNIQENKEGLELLKAAIEKAGYTGKVVIGMDVAASEFFSEKDKTYDLNFKEENNDGSNKISGDSLKDLYKSFVSEYPIVSIEDPFDQDDWTTYAKLTDEIGQQVQIVGDDLLVTNPTRVAKAINENTCNALLLKVNQIGSVTESIEAVRMSKRAGWGVMASHRSGETEDTFIADLSVGLATGQIKTGAPCRSERLAKYNQLLRIEEELGDAAVYAGAKFRAPVEPY
- the LOC136525539 gene encoding uncharacterized protein encodes the protein MAQPPNPKRMSLSLPDWRSSLPEDLLESIGQHLASGHDTASFRSACSLWRAAVSFTTFGSLLLLPFDLDSDRVGFYCVPEKKVLSKMLPDVRGKVACGSSCWWLALMDEATSVTLLNPFADARAPRVELPLADEHVAAVSSSERVSRVHGWWVLHPTNGYGDADAAGRAIKLEDMRDVFFREIVLSAPPDAADHGCVAMAMLGCSTEVAFYRVGADSAWTLLDTKLEFSVGSIVHCQDKFLAINCTEEISVCSSNVAGATPTATLLPSLSPPVGLCHRSYLESNGELHIVGAMVSTFHETQSFTYNSAIYKCNIHDRTPK